A portion of the Pseudomonas sp. PSE14 genome contains these proteins:
- a CDS encoding DUF1326 domain-containing protein, whose amino-acid sequence MAMADWRLEGVEFASCNCNWGCPCQFSSLPTHGKCEAVVSMRIDKGHFENQVLDGLCWVGTFAWPGAIHQGNGRCQVFIEERATPEQRAALLTILSGAESMPGATVFQVFSTTLSEVLEPCFVPIEMQIDVDERSAHTRIAGVLEATGEPIRNPVTGEPQRARLTLPDGFEFTEAEMGSGSFDAQGGIRISSQGGHAHLAHLHLTGQGVVR is encoded by the coding sequence ATGGCAATGGCTGACTGGCGCCTTGAAGGCGTCGAGTTTGCGTCCTGTAACTGCAACTGGGGTTGTCCGTGTCAATTCAGCTCACTCCCGACCCACGGCAAGTGCGAAGCGGTGGTGAGCATGCGAATCGACAAGGGCCACTTCGAAAACCAGGTGCTCGATGGACTCTGCTGGGTCGGCACCTTTGCCTGGCCTGGCGCCATCCATCAAGGCAATGGCCGCTGCCAGGTCTTCATCGAGGAGCGCGCGACGCCAGAGCAACGCGCAGCCCTGCTGACCATCCTGTCGGGTGCGGAAAGCATGCCGGGTGCGACGGTGTTCCAGGTATTCAGCACTACCCTGAGCGAAGTCCTCGAGCCTTGTTTCGTCCCTATCGAAATGCAGATCGACGTCGATGAACGCAGTGCGCACACCCGCATCGCTGGCGTACTCGAAGCCACAGGCGAACCGATTCGCAATCCAGTGACCGGTGAGCCGCAGCGGGCCCGACTGACGCTGCCGGACGGCTTCGAGTTCACCGAGGCGGAAATGGGCAGTGGCAGCTTCGACGCACAGGGCGGCATCAGGATCAGCTCACAAGGCGGCCACGCACATCTGGCACACCTGCACTTGACGGGACAGGGCGTGGTGCGCTGA